The genome window CTGCCTTATACGGTTTGAAATACCGATTTGAACCCGATGGAAAACAGGCGAAAAGCGATCTCTCGGGAAAATGGGCAACGACTTTCCGTTCGGAAGGGGACAGCAGTTTTGCGATTGGCGTATTCAATCAAAAAGGCAACAAAGCAACCGGCACGTTTTTAACCTCAACGGGGGATTATCGCTATTTGGAAGGAAACGTGTTTGGCGATAGTTTGCTGCTTTCCTGCTTCGACGGCACCCATGTTTACCTTTTTAAGGCCTTTCGCAAACCGGATAATACGCTCCAGGGATCATTCTGGTCGGGGGCGAGTGGCTACGAAACGTGGACCGCCCGTCAGGATTCTACCGCCGAATTACCCGATGCTACTAAATTAACTTACCTGAAACCAGGCCATAAAACGCTGAATTTCAAGTTTCCAGATAGAACAGGGAAAACCGTGTCGCTGCAAGACGAGCGGTTCAAAGGGAAAGTGGTGGTGGTGCAGATTTTAGGCTCCTGGTGCCCCAACTGCATGGATGAGACGAATTTTCTGAGTCCCTGGTACAAAAAGAACAAGGAGCGGGGCGTTGAAATTGTCGGACTGGCCTACGAAAAATCAGCTGATCTGGCGGAGTCGGCCCCTAAGCTGCAACGCATGGTGGATCGCTTCCAGATTGATTATCCCATTTTGCTGGCCGGTACCAATGACAAAGCTGAGGCGTCGAAAACCTTGCCCATGCTTAACCGCGTGATTGGCTTTCCAACCACCATTTTTATTGACAAAAAAGGCACCGTTCGAGAAATCCACACGGGCTTTTCAGGGCCGGGGACAGGGAAATATTACGATACTTTTGTTGAAGATTTCAATAAGCTCATCGATAAACTAGTAGCTGAATAAGCGACTTTTAAACGTCCAGTATTAAGCCTTCGCTTTCCGGGTAGCCCGTACAGGTCAGTATCCAGCCCTGGGCGAGATCGTGTTCGGTCAGCACATCGTTGATGGTCATGTAAACGCTTCCCGATTGGCAGCGCGCCATGCAGGCCGAGCAGCGTCCGCCCCGGCAGCTGTAAGGCAACGGAATGCCGTGATCGATGGCGGCTTGTAGAATGGATTTGTATGCCGGAACGTCAATGTCGTATTCCGTTCCCCGAAATTTGAGCAAAATCCGGTGATCACGGGAAAGCTCGGGGGGCGGGGTAAGCGTGATCGGGTCAATGACAAAGTTTTCTTTCCGAATCTGGTGGGGTTTAATACCGGAAAAAATCAGCGTAAATTGCACCATGCGCATGAAATCAAACGGGCCGCAGATATAGAAAAGCGCCCGTTGGCGGTCATGGGTGAGCAGTGTAGGCAGCAGGGTTTCCAGCAATATATTATTCAATCTTCCCCGGCGTCCCGTCCAGTCATCGGAGGGGTGGCTTAGCAAATGAATCAGCTTGAAGCGTTCGGGAAATTGCTCCTGTAGCGCATCCAACTTCTTCCGAAAAATAATGCTTCGTTCATGGGTATTGCTATAAAGAAGGGTCACATGACTAAGTGGCTCTTCCCGTAAAGCCTGATTTAATAAAGAAAACAAAGGGGTTATTCCACTTCCGGCCCCGATCAGCACAATATCTCGCCTGTTTTCGGGGTTTGTATCAAGGGTGAACCGCCCGGCGGGAGGCAGGCTAGTCAGTGTATCGCCTACTTTCAGGTGATGCAGCAAATAACGGGAAACTTCACCATTAACAACGCGTTTGATGGTCACGCTGAGCTGATTAGAAGCTACCTCAGGCGTAGAACTGATGGAGTACGAGCGGCGAACATCGTGGCCAAACAGGGGCAGAATGAAAGTCAGGAACTGCCCCGCGCGGTACGGAACTGGCTGCTGATCAGCAGAACGCAAAACAATGGTCTTTGTGTCAGCCGTTTCAGTAATTATTTCGGATACATGAAGGTCGATCAATTCCTCATTCATGGGCGGTGTGTAACTTTGTCTATCTCTTAGTAGCTTAGCGTTTATTTTTAGCTCAAGGCTCTTTATGAAACATTCATTACATGAGTAAGTTTACATTTTCCAGTATTGTTTTGGCGGTTATTGCGTTCGCAACCATAGCGGCACGGGGTGTCTCTTTTTCGGAAAACGAACGCGCAACGGTTGGCGATACGCTTATTATCCGCA of Tellurirhabdus bombi contains these proteins:
- a CDS encoding ferredoxin--NADP reductase yields the protein MNEELIDLHVSEIITETADTKTIVLRSADQQPVPYRAGQFLTFILPLFGHDVRRSYSISSTPEVASNQLSVTIKRVVNGEVSRYLLHHLKVGDTLTSLPPAGRFTLDTNPENRRDIVLIGAGSGITPLFSLLNQALREEPLSHVTLLYSNTHERSIIFRKKLDALQEQFPERFKLIHLLSHPSDDWTGRRGRLNNILLETLLPTLLTHDRQRALFYICGPFDFMRMVQFTLIFSGIKPHQIRKENFVIDPITLTPPPELSRDHRILLKFRGTEYDIDVPAYKSILQAAIDHGIPLPYSCRGGRCSACMARCQSGSVYMTINDVLTEHDLAQGWILTCTGYPESEGLILDV
- a CDS encoding peroxiredoxin family protein, whose protein sequence is MKRFSLLLFSTVLWLIFSCSSESKVRVPKGIWRATLQTKGGELPFGLDIVPNADSATYTVYAINGAERLKMDTATLQGDTLRIPMAIFESEIIAKVANKRMEGIWRKRRIGNTYSELPFTALYGLKYRFEPDGKQAKSDLSGKWATTFRSEGDSSFAIGVFNQKGNKATGTFLTSTGDYRYLEGNVFGDSLLLSCFDGTHVYLFKAFRKPDNTLQGSFWSGASGYETWTARQDSTAELPDATKLTYLKPGHKTLNFKFPDRTGKTVSLQDERFKGKVVVVQILGSWCPNCMDETNFLSPWYKKNKERGVEIVGLAYEKSADLAESAPKLQRMVDRFQIDYPILLAGTNDKAEASKTLPMLNRVIGFPTTIFIDKKGTVREIHTGFSGPGTGKYYDTFVEDFNKLIDKLVAE